From the genome of Oryza glaberrima chromosome 1, OglaRS2, whole genome shotgun sequence:
GATCTCGCCTAGGTTGGTtgcttctccttccttgccgCTCACCGGAGCGCGGGTAAGCGGGTGGGTGGGGTTTGGATGCGCGCGTGAGGGATCCCGTCGGGGGTGCTCGTACCCGGGGGGGAGCGAGCCATTGATCGGGGTTGCGCGTTTAGGTTTTCCCCCGCTGCGATTCGATCCGGGTGGCGCCGACGCGAATCCGCGCGTGTTTGAGCTGGGATTGGTGATGTTTGGTCCTGTTGTTTGATGCTTGGGGACTACGTTACGTTTTGCTGTATGGCGAGGTAGAGCCGATTGGCGTGTGCCATTGTGCGAGTTTCATCGTGTTCATGttcttatcaattttttttatctcacgCTTGTATATTAGAATTTAGGGATTTATATGCCCCAACGATATAGTTTCAACTGCTAATGTGGGTGCCTTTTCCTGCACAAATATTGTGATTACAGAAGCAATGCGctcggttctttttttttttttttgggggggggggggggtgggggcgaTTATTGTCAATTGTGTATGGAAATTTGATGCTCTTTTGGGTGATTAGCTGATCATATTAATTACAAGGAGGATTTGTTTTAGCCGATGTTGATTGTCTTCTAGTTGCTTTAGGATCCCCAATGCTTAACTGTTGTTTTGCTCTCGCTGACACAGCAAATCTCTCCGTGGTGTAGGTGTATACGCTACATTTACAATTGATTGATCTGGCTTGTCCACCCCTCACATGAGCTCACAAGTCTCCACATCACGGGGTTTACCCTCCCCAAGCAAGCTTGGGACATTTGAGTCCCCTCACACATGGCAAATGTCAGGTCCTACAGGCCAGGCTGAAGCTGGTAGCAGCGATGACCAGGATATCAGGCTGTTGTCTGTTTCTTGGAATCAGGACTTTGGTTGCTTCGCTGCTGGAACCAGCAATGGCTTCAGGATCTTTAATTGTGACCCTTTTAAGGAGACTTTCAGGAGGGATCTGAAGAGTGGTGGATTTGGGATTGTTGAAATGCTGTTCCGTTGCAACATCCTTGCTCTTGTAGGTGGTGGCTCCAACGCACATTATCCACCGAACAAGGTAATGATCTGGGATGATCACCGGAGCCATTGTATTGGAGAGTTTGCCTTCCGCTCTGATGTCCGGGCTGTAAAATTGGGGAAGGACTACATTGTCATTGTTCTTGAGCGCAAGATATACGTTTATAACTTCACAGATTTGAAGTTGCTCCATCAGATTGAGACCCAGTCCAATCCAAAAGGATTGTGCTGCCTCTCTCATCATTCCAACACTTCAGTGTTGGCCTGCCCTGGGGTGCATCAAGGGCATGTCCGGGTTGAGCATTTTGGGTTGAAGGTGACAAGGATGATTTCAGCTCATGATTCTCACATTTCTTGCATGGCATTGACAATGGATGGCCTCCTGCTGGCAACAGCAAGCATGAAGGGTACTTTGATAAGAATATTCAACACAATGGATGGTACTCGCCTGCAAGAGGTGAACAacatgttctttctttttttctttcgtaGACAAACAGAAGGGTGTCTTCTCTATTCCATTGCTTCCTGAGTTGTTGCCTTAGAAGTGTTTCTGGTATATGTAATCGTggacaattggcatgaatcttTAATGATCAATCTGAATAACTTGTAGGTGCGCAGAGGGCTTGACAAAGCAGACATATACAGCATTGCGCTATCACCCAATGTGCAGTGGTTGGCAGTGTCCAGTGACAAAGGAACTGTTCATATTTTCAGTTTAAGAGTGAGAGTTGCAGGGGAAGATGCTAGTAATGAACAGCGCAGTCTTGAAGGTCCACGGATGGATCACCAGAACTCTTCTAGTTCTATAGATCCTCTTATTCAAACGAACACTGGATCCAATGCTAGCTCATCATTGTCATTCATGAAAGGTTAGTATATCTCTCTGTTTTCACCGTTCATAGTAACTGCTCAGGACATGGAACTTCTGGAATAGATTGAATCGTAATTTTTCAACTCCTGTACGGATTAGCCTTGTCAGTTCAAGAAGCTGTTTTGCATATCACGTTGACTGTTTttccatatctttttttttaaagttttgcGCTTCTGATGATTGATGAAATGATGTGATGAATCTTCAAGTTAGCTTTTGCTGGAAAGGCATCTGAAAATGTAAACTTTTTTAACTTAATAACTTAATTGacgatttcttaaaaaaaataaaaatggtgtGAAATGTTTAAGGAATGCATGACCAGATAAAATCAGGCAAGTTATTACCGCGAAGCAGTGTGGTAAAAGCAGCTGATATGCCTGTATAATTGGCCATTTATTCATGTGTGAAAAGGAAAGCGTCATGTACTTGTAATTCAGTGCAGGATTTTGCTCAGTGAACGCCAAAGTGGGCAACTGGACCAattaattggttaattaatgGTTAATCGTCTTATTAATCCGCTCAATCAATGCATTAAGACAAGTAATCTTCTCTAGTGTGTATGGGCCTGTAGCTTGCAGCTGGCCCAATTAATTCTAAGTTAGGGCAAGTTAGCAGACACGTTGCTTCCTTGGCTAGCTTCCACTTGTTTTGCAGCATAATTATTATGGTGCTGCTTTCCACTTTGTTTCTAGTATTCCAATGTACGATCATAGCATGATGTGCAGCAAAAAATAGTTCATGCATTTCATAGTCAACAAGAAGGTTGAAAACATTGTGTATGTATGACCCATATCTTGTTACTGAGTATCATCATTAGTTACAGATTATTGATGATATTTCCCTATTTGATTTGTTACAGTACAAATGGCTAGTACAAGAAAATGTATTTAAATATCTCCAATAACAAACAACTAGCaaatactatctccgtcccaaaataagtgcagccatagatatccgtgtccaacgttttaaccgtccgtcttgtttgaaaattttatgaaaaaaattaaaaatattagtcacacataaagtactattcatgtattatcatctaataacaataaaaatactaatcataattgtttttcaaataaaacgaacagtcaaacgttgagcaTGAATAGTgttaaaactgcacttattttgggacggagggagtatatattaatttatatgaaCGTTAAATATCCGTAGAATTCTGAATAATCAACCATATTATGACTATTTGCTTGATGCCTTGACGGTACATTGTCTGTTCGATACCCATTTTCGGACTTTTGCAACACTACTGCAAAGAATTACTGTACAAAGCTACGTAGTCAGCAGCTCAGCATCGACAGCAAGAACACGTGTTATTTATCAACTCTCTATTGTTCTCTTTAAAACTTGTACTGCATTAGTTTCTCAATATGTTGATTGTTCAGGCTATTGTTTTCTCTATCTGTatatatgttgaaaattttgtgTTCATTTCTTGAAGAATTAAGTTACTAACTGTGCTAAATTTCTCTAGGGATTCTGCCGAAGTATTTCAGTTCAGAGTGGTCATTTGCTCAGTTCCATTTACCAGAAGTCACACGTTACATAGTAGCGTTTGGTGCTCAAAACACTGTCATGATGGTTGGCCTGGATGGCAGGTACTTGCCTCTACACTGAATTTTATATCAGCAACGTAACACATGAATGGAATATACATCCCCAGTGCATGCTATAGCAGGCTAAGCAGCTGTACAGTCAACCTTTGCTGTTCTCAGTCATTGCACAAGTATACTGTACATGACGTATTAACTTCATAATACCACATACTTAGAAATTCATAAGCAAATAAATATACTCGTAGAAAGAGGACAATACGTGGTGCAGGATAGTACAGTATAAAAAGTTGTTCTTAgctaatttatttgatttattagATATTTTCCTATAGCAGATAGCTATCTCTGCATTTTCCTGctgcatttggttgaaattttcGCCAACTAATTGAGTCGAACCTTGGCTTTTTCAGCTTCTACAGGTGCAGCTTTGACCAGGTTAATGGCGGGCAGATGCTGCAGAAGGAATATTTCCGGTTTATCAAGGCTGACCTCACCCCCCTGAGGACCTCGGCCCCCTGAACTGCGTGACGAAATCATATCACCTTgataacttgtatatataaaGGTTGTGCTCAgtccattgtatataaatgccGTCCTCTCGCCGGCAAAGTTCTAGGTAGCCGGAATAAGGAGAGCTGGGTGTTCGATCGCAACCTACTTCCACCCTCATTCTGAAGCATTTGTCCCCCCGTCGAAATTGCAGCTAGTTGATTTTAGTTTTCTTTCCTTTCGATGAACACAACTTTtcactgatatatatatatatatatgacataaAAGCTCAAGAATGAAATACAAATCTGAGCTTATATTGTAGTTCTACTTCTGCAAGGCCATATAGCAAGTCTCAGATCTGCATGTTGTGTGATACTGCTTCATCTCAAAATTGTCAATACATGAACGTGTCCATCCATGTATTCATGGTACGTTGCTTTCTTGACATTGATACCCCTCTTGATTATTTTCTTTGTACTGTTTACCTCTGCGTGTTCTGAAGTCAAAGAAGCTGCTTATTTTCAATGGAATGAAATCAAATCTGCGTACATAACTCGCAGAGAACAACTCGATCAATGTCGATCAGATGGATGTGCACGACACTGTTGTGGAGTCCACTACAAAATTTCCGGTGAAAAGAACATCTGACCAGTTGCTACTTGTCTCTCTGATGATACGTATAATCAAATCCTTCACGTCGGTCACGAGCAGGGCTGTCCGTGTCCATCATCGGTTTGCCTCATTATCCGTCGCTACCACACCACGCCGCCCTTGCAACTTATCATCAGCTACAAAAACCACACATTATCTTATCCTGAAATTAAACGATCAGAGAAGAAACCGATGATTTTTCATTAGATTAAGGCCCAAATCAAGCCAGCAAGATCCAAAAAGCAACATTTCATCACACACGCTCTCGAGAGATGGCACGTCCCTCTAGAGTC
Proteins encoded in this window:
- the LOC127757297 gene encoding autophagy-related protein 18d-like, translating into MSSQVSTSRGLPSPSKLGTFESPHTWQMSGPTGQAEAGSSDDQDIRLLSVSWNQDFGCFAAGTSNGFRIFNCDPFKETFRRDLKSGGFGIVEMLFRCNILALVGGGSNAHYPPNKVMIWDDHRSHCIGEFAFRSDVRAVKLGKDYIVIVLERKIYVYNFTDLKLLHQIETQSNPKGLCCLSHHSNTSVLACPGVHQGHVRVEHFGLKVTRMISAHDSHISCMALTMDGLLLATASMKGTLIRIFNTMDGTRLQEVRRGLDKADIYSIALSPNVQWLAVSSDKGTVHIFSLRVRVAGEDASNEQRSLEGPRMDHQNSSSSIDPLIQTNTGSNASSSLSFMKGILPKYFSSEWSFAQFHLPEVTRYIVAFGAQNTVMMVGLDGSFYRCSFDQVNGGQMLQKEYFRFIKADLTPLRTSAP